The following are encoded together in the Anaerostipes caccae L1-92 genome:
- the rpe gene encoding ribulose-phosphate 3-epimerase, translated as MRKIKLSPSVFAADLGELKNQIKELEESNVELLHVDVMDGHFVERMAFGADHIRALKSMTDIPLDVHLMIECPEVHIDSIAEAGADIITIHQESTARVLSCLHKIRNRGIRAGIVLSPGTPEETIKYLLDDVDMILLMSVNPGEGGQHFLNSTVEKIRNVRAMIGDRDIDLEVDGSIDHETIKPCYEAGANVFVSGGYLFKNIKENTEALRKAVR; from the coding sequence GTGAGAAAAATAAAATTATCTCCATCTGTCTTTGCAGCGGACTTGGGAGAATTAAAAAATCAGATCAAAGAACTGGAAGAGAGCAATGTGGAACTTCTGCATGTAGATGTGATGGACGGACATTTCGTGGAGCGGATGGCATTTGGAGCAGATCACATCAGAGCGTTAAAATCAATGACGGATATTCCGCTGGATGTCCATTTAATGATCGAATGCCCGGAGGTACATATCGACAGCATCGCAGAGGCAGGAGCAGATATCATAACAATTCATCAGGAGTCCACAGCGAGGGTATTAAGCTGTTTGCATAAAATCCGCAATCGGGGTATCAGGGCGGGGATCGTGCTGAGCCCGGGGACCCCGGAAGAGACGATCAAGTATTTACTAGATGATGTAGATATGATCCTTCTGATGAGTGTAAATCCCGGGGAGGGAGGACAGCATTTCCTGAATTCAACTGTGGAGAAAATTAGAAATGTCCGGGCAATGATCGGGGACCGGGATATCGATCTTGAAGTAGATGGAAGTATTGACCATGAAACGATAAAGCCTTGTTATGAAGCGGGAGCAAATGTATTTGTGTCCGGGGGATATTTGTTCAAAAATATCAAAGAGAATACAGAGGCTTTAAGAAAGGCAGTGAGATAA